Proteins from one Gemmatimonadaceae bacterium genomic window:
- a CDS encoding Minf_1886 family protein produces the protein MAELAFRDGIMDRIRLREQRFDERAYLFVLAALEYCQQRLDERRHINGRELALACRDLALDRFGVMARLVLEHWGVRSSADIGDVVFTLVDLGLLMSQPTDTREEFAEVFAFDQAFEREYPWSGVLTV, from the coding sequence GTGGCGGAACTGGCGTTTCGAGACGGCATCATGGACCGCATCCGGCTGCGGGAGCAGCGCTTTGACGAGCGCGCCTATCTGTTCGTGCTCGCCGCCCTCGAGTACTGCCAGCAGCGTCTGGACGAGCGCCGCCACATCAATGGGCGAGAGCTCGCGCTGGCCTGCCGCGATCTAGCGCTGGACCGGTTCGGCGTCATGGCCCGCCTGGTGCTCGAGCACTGGGGCGTCCGCAGCTCGGCCGACATCGGCGATGTCGTCTTCACGCTGGTCGACCTGGGGCTTCTCATGAGCCAACCCACCGACACGCGCGAAGAATTTGCCGAAGTGTTTGCTTTCGATCAGGCGTTCGAGCGCGAGTATCCGTGGTCCGGAGTGTTGACCGTTTAG
- a CDS encoding PadR family transcriptional regulator, whose protein sequence is MKLPVLKGTLDLLVLRALSWAPMHGFEIVSWLERAANGSLDIDDSALYQAAYRLEERGLLQAEWGVTENNRRARYYKLTAAGRTHLRAETKQWKQYADTVTDILTAKGATATGPTA, encoded by the coding sequence ATGAAGCTCCCCGTCCTCAAAGGCACCCTCGACCTGCTCGTCCTCCGCGCCCTCTCCTGGGCGCCGATGCACGGATTCGAGATCGTCTCCTGGCTCGAGCGCGCCGCCAACGGATCGCTCGACATCGACGACTCGGCGCTCTACCAGGCCGCCTACCGGCTCGAGGAGCGCGGCCTCCTCCAGGCCGAGTGGGGCGTCACCGAGAACAACCGCCGCGCGCGCTACTACAAGCTCACGGCGGCCGGGCGCACACATCTGCGAGCGGAAACGAAGCAGTGGAAACAGTACGCCGACACGGTGACCGACATTCTCACCGCGAAAGGGGCGACCGCGACCGGCCCCACCGCATGA
- a CDS encoding acyl-CoA dehydrogenase, whose translation MAWALTPLTEEQREIQKTAREFAQREIAPYTEAWDRDQHFEPSIVEKLGALGFLGMMIPEQYDGLGLDTLTYLVALEEIATVDASVAVLVSVHNSLPTQMILRWGSENQKERFLKPLARGEMLGAFALSEPEAGSDAASLRTQAVRDGGDWILNGTKAWVSSGTKGDVIIVMARTDNPEDRRGARGISAFIVTPELAGFSVGKKEDKMGLRASPTVQLHFSDMRVPGDRLLGQVGSGFIYAMQSLDNGRLGIAAQSIGIAEAALEHAAKYAAERKQFGKPIKEFQAIQFKLADMSTRVAAARALLHMAARAKDRGEHMTQYSAMAKLLASETAMWVTTQAIQIFGGYGYVKDYPVERLFRDAKVTEIYEGTSEIQRIVIARELYSK comes from the coding sequence ATGGCTTGGGCTCTCACCCCTCTCACCGAAGAGCAGCGCGAAATTCAGAAGACGGCGCGCGAGTTCGCGCAGCGTGAGATCGCGCCGTACACCGAGGCGTGGGACCGCGACCAGCACTTCGAGCCGTCCATCGTCGAGAAGCTGGGCGCGCTCGGCTTCCTCGGCATGATGATCCCGGAGCAGTACGACGGGCTTGGTCTCGACACGCTGACGTATCTCGTGGCGCTCGAGGAGATCGCGACGGTCGACGCGTCGGTGGCCGTGCTGGTGAGCGTGCACAACTCGCTGCCGACGCAGATGATCCTGCGGTGGGGATCAGAGAATCAGAAAGAGCGTTTTCTAAAACCCCTGGCGCGCGGCGAGATGCTCGGCGCGTTCGCGCTGTCCGAGCCCGAGGCGGGATCGGATGCGGCGTCGCTGCGTACGCAGGCGGTGCGCGACGGCGGCGACTGGATCCTGAACGGCACGAAAGCGTGGGTGTCGAGCGGCACGAAGGGCGACGTCATCATCGTCATGGCGCGCACCGACAATCCCGAAGACCGGCGCGGCGCGCGCGGCATCAGCGCATTCATCGTCACGCCGGAGCTCGCGGGCTTCAGCGTGGGCAAGAAGGAAGACAAGATGGGGTTGCGCGCCTCGCCGACGGTGCAGCTGCACTTCTCGGACATGCGCGTGCCCGGCGACCGCCTGCTCGGCCAGGTGGGCAGCGGGTTCATCTACGCCATGCAGTCGCTCGATAACGGGCGACTCGGCATCGCCGCGCAGTCGATCGGCATCGCCGAGGCGGCGCTCGAACACGCCGCGAAGTATGCGGCGGAGCGCAAGCAGTTCGGCAAGCCGATCAAGGAATTTCAAGCCATACAATTCAAGCTCGCCGACATGTCGACGCGCGTGGCCGCGGCGCGCGCGTTGCTCCACATGGCGGCGCGCGCGAAGGATCGCGGCGAGCACATGACGCAGTACAGTGCGATGGCCAAGCTCCTCGCGAGCGAAACCGCGATGTGGGTGACGACACAGGCCATTCAGATCTTCGGCGGCTATGGCTACGTCAAGGACTATCCGGTGGAACGGCTGTTCCGCGACGCCAAGGTCACGGAGATCTACGAGGGGACTTCGGAGATTCAACGTATTGTGATTGCACGCGAGCTGTATTCGAAATGA
- a CDS encoding acetyl-CoA C-acetyltransferase, with translation MPDTSRTPVIVSAARTPIGKFLGGLAPLAAPELGAVAIRAAVERAGIDVNDIEEVIMGNVIQGGVGQAPARQAALKSGIPATISALTVNKVCGSGLKAVMLAAQGIKAGDRQVVVAGGQESMSNAPYYNYGMRGGVKLGDQQLVDGMIKDGLWCSFCDVHMGGHAEYTAKKAGVTREMQDEFAAKSHAKAVAAIDAGKFKDEIVPVQIPGRKGPTTVDTDESPRKDTTSETLAKLRPAFPGKDKNESLSVTAGNASSLNDGASALVVTSEEYARANGLTILARIDAYATGATEPQDLFFAPIHAVQNLMKRAGTTIGDYDLIEANEAFASQAIADGQGLSWNWDRVNVNGGAIALGHPIGASGARVLTTLLYALKDRNKTTGLATLCLGGGDAVALSVSRVD, from the coding sequence ATGCCCGACACCTCTCGCACCCCCGTCATCGTCTCGGCGGCCCGCACGCCGATCGGAAAGTTTCTGGGCGGCCTCGCGCCGCTTGCCGCGCCGGAGCTCGGCGCCGTCGCCATCCGCGCCGCCGTCGAGCGCGCCGGCATCGACGTGAACGACATTGAAGAAGTCATCATGGGCAACGTCATCCAGGGTGGCGTTGGCCAGGCGCCGGCTCGCCAGGCCGCGCTGAAATCCGGTATTCCCGCCACGATCTCGGCGCTCACCGTCAACAAGGTCTGCGGCTCCGGACTCAAAGCCGTGATGCTCGCGGCGCAGGGCATCAAAGCGGGCGATCGACAGGTCGTCGTCGCCGGCGGCCAGGAGTCGATGTCCAACGCGCCCTATTACAACTATGGCATGCGGGGCGGCGTGAAGCTCGGCGATCAACAGCTGGTCGACGGCATGATCAAGGACGGCCTGTGGTGCTCGTTCTGCGACGTCCACATGGGCGGCCACGCCGAGTATACGGCGAAGAAAGCGGGCGTGACGCGGGAGATGCAGGATGAATTCGCCGCGAAGTCGCACGCCAAGGCCGTGGCCGCGATCGACGCCGGCAAGTTCAAGGACGAGATCGTCCCCGTGCAGATTCCGGGTCGCAAGGGACCCACGACGGTCGACACCGATGAAAGCCCGCGCAAGGACACGACGTCCGAAACGCTCGCGAAGCTGCGTCCCGCGTTTCCGGGCAAGGACAAGAACGAATCGTTGTCGGTGACGGCCGGCAATGCGTCGAGCCTCAACGACGGCGCATCGGCGCTCGTCGTGACGTCCGAGGAGTACGCGCGCGCGAACGGTCTCACGATTCTCGCGCGCATCGACGCGTATGCGACCGGCGCGACCGAGCCGCAGGATCTCTTCTTCGCCCCGATTCACGCCGTGCAGAACTTGATGAAGCGCGCCGGCACGACGATCGGAGATTACGATCTCATCGAAGCGAACGAAGCGTTCGCGTCGCAGGCGATTGCGGACGGGCAGGGCTTGTCGTGGAATTGGGATCGCGTGAACGTGAACGGCGGCGCGATCGCCCTCGGTCATCCGATTGGCGCGAGCGGCGCGCGCGTCCTCACCACGCTGCTTTACGCGCTCAAGGATCGCAACAAGACCACCGGGCTCGCCACGCTGTGTCTCGGCGGCGGCGATGCCGTGGCGCTCAGCGTTTCGCGAGTCGACTGA
- the glyA gene encoding serine hydroxymethyltransferase yields MTDWTNHPLCSPGKALRERDPDIAKLIDEEICRQKDGLELIASENFVSPAVLEAMGSPLTNKYAEGLPGKRYYGGCEVVDQVEQLAIDRAKQLFGAEHANVQPHSGAQANYAAMTAFLKPGDTFLGMDLSNGGHLTHGSPVNFSGMLFKAVSYGVTDEGLIDMDDVRAKAREHRPRMVLAGYSAYSRVVDFAAFAEIAREIGAVFMVDMAHFAGLVAAGVYPSPIPHADVVTSTTHKTLRGPRGGLILSTAAHAKAIDKSVFPGSQGGPLEHIIAAKAVCFKEALDPSFKDYAARVIANARALAKALMDRGFQIVSGGTDNHLMLVDLRNRGLTGKVAQLALDDAAITVNKNTVPKETQSPFVTSGIRIGTPAVTTRGMGEREMATIAGLIDRVLKDPENAGEKTAVRDEVRALTRKFPLYA; encoded by the coding sequence ATGACTGATTGGACGAACCATCCGCTCTGCTCGCCCGGCAAGGCACTGCGCGAGCGCGATCCCGACATCGCGAAGCTGATCGACGAAGAGATCTGCCGGCAGAAGGATGGCCTGGAGCTCATCGCGAGCGAGAACTTCGTATCGCCCGCGGTGCTCGAAGCGATGGGCTCGCCGCTGACCAACAAGTACGCCGAAGGACTGCCGGGGAAGCGCTACTACGGCGGCTGCGAGGTCGTCGACCAGGTCGAGCAGCTCGCGATCGACCGCGCCAAGCAATTATTCGGCGCCGAGCATGCGAACGTGCAACCGCATTCGGGTGCGCAGGCGAACTACGCCGCCATGACCGCGTTCCTCAAACCGGGCGACACGTTCCTGGGCATGGATCTGTCGAACGGCGGACATCTCACGCACGGCTCGCCGGTGAATTTCTCCGGCATGCTGTTCAAGGCGGTGTCATACGGCGTGACCGACGAAGGCTTGATCGACATGGACGACGTGCGCGCCAAGGCCCGCGAGCATCGCCCGCGCATGGTGCTCGCCGGATATAGCGCGTATTCGCGCGTCGTGGACTTCGCGGCCTTCGCCGAGATCGCGCGCGAGATCGGCGCGGTGTTCATGGTGGATATGGCCCACTTCGCGGGGCTCGTCGCGGCGGGCGTGTATCCGTCGCCCATTCCCCATGCGGACGTCGTGACGTCCACGACGCACAAGACGCTGCGCGGCCCGCGCGGTGGATTGATTCTATCGACGGCCGCGCACGCGAAGGCGATCGACAAGTCGGTGTTTCCCGGCAGCCAGGGCGGTCCACTCGAGCACATCATCGCCGCGAAGGCTGTGTGCTTCAAGGAAGCGCTCGATCCGTCGTTCAAGGATTACGCGGCGCGCGTCATCGCGAACGCGAGAGCGCTGGCGAAGGCGCTGATGGACCGCGGCTTTCAGATCGTGTCGGGCGGCACCGACAATCACCTCATGCTCGTCGATCTGCGAAACCGCGGCCTCACGGGCAAGGTCGCGCAGCTCGCGCTCGACGATGCGGCGATCACGGTCAACAAGAACACGGTGCCGAAGGAAACACAGTCGCCGTTCGTCACGAGCGGTATTCGCATCGGCACGCCGGCGGTGACGACGCGGGGTATGGGCGAGCGGGAAATGGCCACGATCGCGGGCTTGATCGACCGCGTGCTCAAAGATCCGGAGAACGCCGGCGAGAAAACCGCGGTGCGCGACGAAGTTCGCGCGCTGACGCGAAAATTTCCGCTGTACGCCTGA
- a CDS encoding 3-hydroxybutyryl-CoA dehydrogenase, protein MAERVAVIGAGQMGNGIAHVFAQNGFDVTMIDVSADALERGRGTIAGNLDRQIKKGTLQAADKDAILGRVRTAQSVDAAADATLIVEAATENRDLKFKIFGELDRVAGGDAILATNTSSISITEIAARTKRPDHVIGMHFMNPVPVMQLVEVIRGLATSDETTQRVLALSKAVGKTPVEVQDYPGFVANRILMPMINEAIYCLMEGVGTPDAIDTVMKLGMNHPMGPLALADLIGLDTCLAILEVLHDGLGDPKYRPCPLLRKYVAAGWFGRKTKRGFYAY, encoded by the coding sequence ATGGCCGAACGTGTGGCCGTGATTGGCGCGGGACAGATGGGCAATGGCATCGCCCACGTCTTCGCGCAGAACGGGTTCGACGTGACGATGATCGATGTGTCTGCCGACGCGCTGGAGCGCGGGCGCGGAACGATCGCCGGCAACCTCGACAGGCAGATCAAGAAGGGCACGCTCCAGGCGGCGGACAAAGACGCGATCCTGGGCCGAGTGCGGACGGCGCAGTCGGTCGACGCGGCGGCCGATGCGACGCTCATCGTCGAAGCCGCGACTGAAAATCGAGATCTCAAGTTCAAGATCTTCGGGGAGCTCGATCGCGTCGCCGGCGGCGACGCGATTCTCGCGACGAACACCAGCTCCATCTCGATCACGGAGATCGCGGCGCGCACGAAGCGGCCGGATCACGTGATCGGCATGCACTTCATGAATCCGGTGCCGGTCATGCAGCTGGTCGAGGTGATTCGCGGCCTCGCGACGTCCGACGAGACGACGCAGCGCGTGCTCGCGCTGAGCAAGGCGGTCGGCAAGACGCCGGTCGAGGTGCAGGACTATCCGGGCTTCGTCGCGAATCGAATTCTGATGCCGATGATCAACGAGGCGATCTACTGCCTGATGGAAGGCGTGGGCACACCGGACGCGATCGACACGGTGATGAAGCTCGGAATGAATCATCCGATGGGTCCGTTGGCGCTCGCCGATTTGATCGGCCTGGACACGTGCCTGGCGATTCTCGAGGTCCTGCACGATGGGCTGGGCGATCCGAAGTACCGCCCCTGTCCGCTGTTGCGGAAGTATGTCGCCGCTGGGTGGTTTGGCCGAAAGACGAAACGAGGCTTCTATGCCTACTAG
- a CDS encoding Glu/Leu/Phe/Val dehydrogenase: MKLFDTIADMGHEQLVLCQDSASGYRGIVAVHSTVLGPALGGTRFWSYATDEDAIVDALRLARGMTYKNAVAGLNLGGGKSVIIGDNKTADREMIFRAHGRFVESLGGRYITAEDVGTSTADMDYVHMETDYVSGLAGRSGDPSPVTAHGVFRAIQASAKERWGSDDLTNKVIAVQGCGHVGYYLAKELHEAGAKLIVTDIDAERVKRVVSEFGARAVTADEIYGAQADIFAPCALGAIINDKTIPQLRVEIVAGAANNQLLEERHGDELEHRKIMYAPDYVANAGGVINVYSELAGWTSARAFRKADEIYDTILKVFAIAKNDKIPTYLAADRLAEQRIQAVGSMVRTWPQWPNK; encoded by the coding sequence ATGAAGCTTTTCGACACCATCGCCGACATGGGCCACGAGCAGCTCGTGCTCTGCCAGGATTCGGCGTCCGGATATCGCGGCATCGTTGCCGTGCACAGCACTGTCCTTGGGCCCGCACTCGGCGGCACGCGCTTCTGGAGTTACGCCACGGACGAAGACGCCATCGTCGATGCGCTGCGGTTGGCGCGCGGCATGACCTACAAGAACGCGGTCGCGGGCTTGAACCTCGGCGGCGGCAAGTCGGTCATCATCGGCGACAACAAGACCGCCGATCGTGAGATGATCTTCCGCGCGCACGGCCGGTTCGTCGAAAGTCTGGGTGGCCGCTACATCACCGCGGAAGACGTTGGCACGAGCACCGCGGACATGGACTACGTCCACATGGAGACCGATTACGTCAGCGGTCTCGCCGGTCGTTCCGGCGACCCGTCGCCGGTCACCGCGCACGGCGTCTTTCGCGCCATTCAAGCATCGGCCAAGGAGCGCTGGGGCTCCGACGATCTGACCAACAAGGTCATCGCCGTTCAGGGGTGTGGCCACGTCGGCTATTATCTCGCGAAGGAATTGCACGAGGCGGGCGCGAAACTCATCGTGACCGATATCGACGCCGAGCGCGTGAAGCGCGTCGTCAGCGAGTTCGGCGCGCGCGCGGTGACCGCCGACGAGATCTACGGCGCGCAGGCCGACATCTTCGCGCCGTGCGCGCTGGGTGCGATCATCAACGACAAGACGATCCCGCAGCTCAGGGTCGAGATCGTCGCGGGGGCAGCGAACAATCAGCTGCTCGAGGAGCGTCATGGCGACGAGCTCGAGCACCGCAAGATCATGTACGCGCCGGATTACGTCGCGAACGCGGGCGGGGTGATCAACGTCTACAGCGAGCTCGCGGGCTGGACGTCGGCTCGCGCGTTCCGCAAGGCCGACGAGATCTACGATACGATTCTCAAGGTCTTCGCCATCGCGAAGAACGACAAGATTCCGACGTATCTCGCCGCGGACCGTCTCGCCGAACAGCGCATTCAGGCGGTGGGCTCGATGGTGCGGACGTGGCCGCAGTGGCCGAATAAATAG
- a CDS encoding biotin transporter BioY, producing MSTDMSTTLVSRRENARRVFASDRVFGAVLFAAAVAAASQIALPLPGTPVPITLQPMLVILAGMMLGPSVGAASMMLYLAAGAAGLPVFTPLGAPGIARFMGPTGGYLLAYPVAAYVAGALARRTATLRGRWLAGVAGIAVIYVGGIAVLSLLDASVTRAIQLGVTPFAALDVVKALVAAAIVRRRD from the coding sequence ATGTCGACTGACATGTCGACGACACTCGTTTCCAGGCGCGAAAACGCGCGCCGCGTCTTCGCGTCGGATCGCGTGTTCGGCGCGGTGTTGTTTGCCGCCGCCGTCGCCGCGGCGTCGCAGATCGCCCTCCCGCTGCCGGGGACCCCGGTGCCGATCACGTTGCAGCCGATGCTCGTCATTCTCGCCGGCATGATGCTCGGACCGAGCGTCGGTGCCGCGAGCATGATGCTGTACCTCGCTGCCGGCGCGGCCGGACTGCCGGTGTTCACGCCGTTGGGAGCGCCGGGCATCGCGCGCTTCATGGGACCGACGGGGGGCTACCTGCTCGCGTATCCCGTCGCCGCGTACGTCGCGGGCGCGCTCGCACGGCGCACGGCGACCTTGCGCGGCCGCTGGCTCGCCGGCGTTGCGGGCATCGCCGTGATCTACGTGGGCGGCATCGCGGTACTGTCGCTGCTCGACGCGAGCGTGACGCGCGCGATTCAACTCGGCGTCACGCCGTTCGCGGCGCTCGACGTCGTGAAAGCGTTGGTCGCCGCCGCCATCGTTCGCCGCCGGGATTGA
- the rpiB gene encoding ribose 5-phosphate isomerase B, producing the protein MKERILIASDHAGFALKEKLERKLAELGFDVDDLGTASPQSSDYADFAHPLAQQVSEGKVKRGVLMCGTGLGMSYTANRYPHVRAAVAWEPEIAKLAREHNDANVLVLPARFVDDDKAVAILKTWLETPFEGGRHARRVEKIEKT; encoded by the coding sequence ATGAAAGAACGCATCCTCATCGCCAGCGATCACGCCGGCTTCGCATTGAAGGAGAAGCTCGAGCGCAAGCTCGCCGAGCTCGGATTCGACGTGGACGATCTCGGCACCGCCAGCCCGCAGTCGTCGGACTACGCCGACTTCGCGCATCCGCTGGCGCAGCAGGTGAGTGAAGGGAAGGTCAAGCGCGGCGTCTTGATGTGCGGCACGGGACTTGGCATGAGCTACACGGCCAATCGGTATCCGCACGTTCGCGCGGCGGTCGCGTGGGAGCCTGAAATCGCGAAGCTGGCGCGCGAGCACAATGATGCGAACGTGCTCGTGCTGCCGGCGCGCTTCGTGGATGACGACAAGGCCGTCGCCATTCTGAAAACGTGGCTCGAAACGCCGTTCGAAGGCGGCAGACATGCTCGGCGCGTCGAGAAGATTGAGAAAACTTGA
- a CDS encoding CPBP family intramembrane glutamic endopeptidase, with protein MNARRFLYGPGGQLHAPWRIVAFIAITFVGVVVVQSLVGPIFEWSFARVGLAGVDTSSWVIAIAALGATAICVRQIDKRTWREVWLDRSAARPSALAYGFAVGAFAIGLPVALLLVAHWMRNVGSPPGSWTPAALRVTLTLLPAALLEELLTRGYILSVLRESWGWTAAIVATSLAFGLLHFANPDATAGSLGLVTLAGFFLAAVLYATRSLYAAWMAHFAWNWTMAVLFHTAVSGIRMESPIYRYVDSGPDWATGGPWGPEGGVPAALGMVAGMAFMFAARRRFDATPTASRASQASLVSEASQEN; from the coding sequence TTGAACGCGCGGCGATTCCTGTACGGCCCGGGCGGCCAGCTCCATGCGCCCTGGCGGATTGTCGCGTTCATCGCCATCACGTTTGTCGGCGTGGTGGTGGTGCAGAGCCTTGTCGGCCCGATCTTCGAGTGGTCGTTCGCTCGCGTGGGGCTGGCGGGCGTCGATACCAGCTCGTGGGTGATCGCGATCGCGGCGCTCGGCGCGACGGCGATCTGCGTTCGGCAGATCGACAAGCGCACGTGGCGTGAAGTGTGGCTCGATCGCTCGGCGGCACGCCCCTCGGCGCTCGCGTACGGGTTCGCCGTCGGCGCGTTCGCGATTGGTCTGCCCGTGGCGCTGTTGCTGGTTGCGCACTGGATGCGCAACGTCGGTTCGCCGCCGGGCTCGTGGACGCCGGCGGCGCTTCGCGTGACGCTGACGCTGCTGCCTGCTGCGCTGCTCGAGGAACTGCTCACGCGCGGGTACATCCTTTCCGTGCTGCGCGAGAGCTGGGGATGGACCGCCGCGATCGTGGCGACGAGCCTTGCGTTCGGGCTGCTGCACTTCGCGAATCCCGATGCGACGGCGGGATCGCTCGGGCTCGTCACGCTGGCCGGATTTTTTCTCGCCGCGGTGCTCTATGCGACGCGAAGCTTGTACGCCGCGTGGATGGCGCATTTCGCCTGGAACTGGACGATGGCCGTGCTCTTTCATACCGCCGTGAGCGGCATCCGCATGGAATCGCCCATCTACCGTTATGTTGATTCGGGTCCGGATTGGGCGACGGGCGGGCCATGGGGGCCTGAAGGCGGCGTTCCGGCGGCGCTCGGCATGGTGGCGGGAATGGCGTTCATGTTCGCGGCGCGGCGGCGGTTTGACGCGACGCCTACAGCATCTCGAGCATCGCAAGCATCTCTCGTATCTGAAGCATCTCAGGAGAATTGA
- a CDS encoding NAD(P)H-hydrate dehydratase, producing the protein MIRVVTSSESAARDASAIAAGVPSRALMQRAGAAAAGEIALRYRDRLSAGVLVLAGPGNNGGDAWVVARALSAAGARVRVLEPIEAKTPDASAERALALETLPEGSLVSGTDATDSIAGVERIVVDGLFGTGGRGHLTGAFAKCAELTIAVRQRGAVVVALDLPSGVDATTGESSEHAISADCTLTFGTIKRAHLIRRDACGTIVVLDIGLGVHSSLDDGAPSLIDDAYVAANLPPIGAEAHKGTRKKLAIVGGSARMAGATVLAARGAMRSAIGMVKLVVDPASVPVIQETEPHALAAPWPTDADGVRTTIAEWADAVVIGPGLGRSDASRAILELVLHNWNGPMLLDADAITLFEGRAQLLAGLIGDQAALLTPHPLEFSRISGIPAEEVLANRFDVARSEAAALGATILLKGVPTIIASRGGAQLVSATGTPALATAGSGDVLSGIAGTMLAQTGNAFVAGAIGAYVHGRAAERIPSSAGVRGISLEDVVAELRQSWTFDDRPTRYPVLAELPAIGR; encoded by the coding sequence ATGATCCGCGTCGTCACGAGCTCGGAGTCGGCGGCGCGAGATGCTTCGGCGATTGCCGCCGGCGTGCCGTCGCGCGCACTCATGCAACGGGCCGGTGCCGCGGCCGCGGGCGAGATCGCGCTCCGCTATCGCGATCGGTTGTCGGCGGGCGTCCTGGTGCTTGCGGGTCCGGGCAACAACGGCGGCGATGCCTGGGTCGTCGCACGCGCGTTGTCGGCTGCCGGCGCACGCGTCCGCGTTCTGGAGCCGATCGAAGCGAAGACACCCGATGCGTCGGCCGAGCGCGCGCTCGCGCTCGAGACGCTTCCCGAGGGCAGTCTCGTGTCCGGCACGGACGCGACTGATTCGATCGCGGGCGTCGAACGCATCGTCGTCGATGGGTTGTTTGGCACCGGCGGCCGAGGACACCTCACCGGTGCGTTCGCGAAGTGTGCCGAGCTGACGATCGCCGTACGACAGCGCGGCGCGGTTGTCGTTGCGCTCGATCTGCCGAGCGGCGTCGACGCGACGACGGGCGAATCGAGCGAGCACGCCATCTCGGCCGACTGCACGTTGACCTTCGGCACCATCAAACGCGCACACCTCATACGCCGCGACGCTTGCGGAACGATCGTCGTCCTCGACATCGGGCTCGGCGTCCACAGCTCACTCGACGACGGCGCGCCCTCGCTCATTGACGATGCCTACGTCGCGGCAAATCTGCCGCCGATCGGCGCCGAAGCCCACAAGGGCACGCGAAAGAAGCTGGCGATCGTCGGCGGCTCGGCCAGGATGGCGGGCGCAACCGTCCTGGCCGCCCGCGGCGCGATGCGCAGCGCGATCGGCATGGTCAAGCTGGTGGTCGACCCGGCGAGCGTGCCGGTCATTCAGGAGACCGAGCCTCACGCGCTCGCCGCGCCGTGGCCGACCGATGCGGATGGCGTCCGCACCACCATCGCCGAATGGGCCGACGCCGTCGTCATCGGTCCCGGACTCGGCCGGTCCGATGCCAGCCGGGCGATACTGGAATTGGTATTACATAATTGGAATGGTCCGATGTTGCTCGATGCCGACGCGATCACGCTGTTCGAGGGACGCGCACAGCTGCTCGCGGGACTGATCGGCGACCAGGCCGCGTTGCTGACGCCGCATCCGCTCGAGTTCTCGCGCATCAGCGGCATTCCGGCCGAAGAGGTGCTCGCGAATCGCTTCGACGTCGCTCGCTCCGAGGCAGCGGCGTTGGGCGCGACGATTCTTCTCAAGGGTGTGCCGACGATCATCGCGTCACGCGGCGGCGCGCAGCTCGTGAGCGCGACGGGTACGCCCGCGCTCGCGACTGCCGGCAGCGGCGACGTGTTGAGCGGCATCGCGGGAACGATGCTCGCTCAAACCGGAAACGCGTTCGTTGCCGGCGCGATCGGGGCCTACGTTCACGGCCGCGCGGCGGAGCGCATTCCGAGCAGCGCCGGCGTGCGCGGAATCTCGCTCGAGGACGTCGTCGCCGAGTTGCGCCAGAGCTGGACGTTCGACGATCGGCCGACGCGATATCCCGTACTCGCCGAGCTGCCGG